The following proteins are co-located in the Microbacterium sp. SORGH_AS_0888 genome:
- a CDS encoding VOC family protein, producing MDDSPADPALVPELLVSDAARSIEFWCGLCGFRVSYQRPEEGFAYISLGSAHVMLEQQGVGRNWITGPLEPPLGRGVNLQIGVPSLEPILTALQDAGHPLFLASETKWYRIDDRTEAGVEQFLVTDPDGYLLRFQASIGRRRIGHEQTGPRVPPRGKRSRGEARA from the coding sequence GTGGATGACTCACCCGCCGACCCGGCACTGGTGCCCGAGCTGCTGGTCAGCGATGCGGCACGAAGCATCGAGTTCTGGTGCGGGCTCTGCGGGTTCCGTGTCAGCTACCAGCGCCCCGAAGAGGGCTTCGCATACATCTCGCTGGGGTCCGCCCACGTCATGCTCGAGCAGCAGGGCGTCGGCCGGAACTGGATCACCGGACCGCTGGAACCGCCCCTGGGGCGAGGAGTCAACCTCCAGATCGGTGTCCCGAGCCTGGAGCCGATCCTCACCGCCCTGCAAGACGCGGGCCACCCGCTCTTCCTGGCATCCGAGACGAAGTGGTACCGCATCGACGACCGTACCGAGGCCGGCGTCGAACAGTTCCTCGTCACCGATCCCGACGGCTATCTCCTCCGGTTCCAGGCGTCGATCGGCCGCCGACGGATCGGCCACGAGCAGACAGGCCCTAGGGTGCCCCCGAGGGGGAAGCGGTCCCGTGGGGAGGCACGCGCGTGA
- a CDS encoding regulatory protein RecX, with the protein MVRFVEDDGGEEPLAPVIPLFGTGHGVDRPVSGPAVTAPGVEPARPRDVGGRASDAEATDGAAEAERVLLKRLRLRSLSIREARAVLAAEGLDAEAADELVERFCERGYLDDARLAEQLVYAGVDRKRQGRQAIAQTLAKRGVPREIADEALDALPDDDDDRALDYARSKAASLVSLDRDTALRRLIGQLARRGFPGSVAMRAAGAALDEAGAARGGSGVRFR; encoded by the coding sequence ATGGTCCGATTCGTCGAGGATGACGGGGGAGAGGAGCCCCTCGCCCCCGTCATCCCGCTCTTCGGAACGGGGCACGGCGTCGACCGTCCGGTGTCGGGGCCGGCCGTGACGGCCCCCGGTGTCGAGCCCGCCCGGCCTCGGGACGTCGGCGGCCGCGCGTCCGATGCCGAGGCGACCGATGGGGCCGCCGAGGCCGAGCGCGTGCTGCTCAAGCGGCTCCGGCTCCGCTCGCTGTCGATCCGGGAGGCCCGGGCCGTGCTCGCCGCGGAGGGGCTCGATGCCGAGGCGGCCGATGAGCTGGTCGAGCGGTTCTGCGAGCGCGGATATCTCGACGACGCCCGGCTGGCGGAGCAGCTGGTATACGCCGGCGTCGACCGCAAGAGACAGGGACGCCAGGCCATCGCGCAGACGCTGGCCAAGCGCGGAGTGCCGCGTGAGATCGCAGACGAGGCGCTCGACGCGTTGCCGGACGATGACGACGACCGTGCGCTCGACTACGCGCGGAGCAAGGCCGCGTCACTCGTGAGCCTCGATCGCGACACGGCGCTGCGCCGGCTGATCGGGCAGCTCGCGCGGCGCGGTTTTCCCGGCTCGGTTGCGATGCGGGCCGCCGGCGCCGCGCTCGACGAGGCCGGAGCGGCGCGGGGCGGGTCCGGCGTCCGATTCCGCTGA
- a CDS encoding prolyl oligopeptidase family serine peptidase: protein MDALPYGSWPSPLTAEAVTAAAPRLDGARFAGEEIWWGESVPDEGGRVAVRRRRADGTIETVLPAPWNARSSVHEYGGGAWTVTDDGELVFVERADGRLWACRPDERPRPLTPEDPAQRYGGLRWQSARLLGIRETQGEARNPRREIVAVPLDGSAAADPSRIDVLAGGADFLAQPALSSDGRRLAWIEWDHPAMPWDRTRLCVRELGADAVTLVDRGTAPLQPEWDGESLLFADDPDGRWNLFRMSDGAPAPLSPADADTGGALWVLGARWYGVLADGRVLAVRTDGASRLVVIDADGAATDLGLDLTAGVAVEDVRGTRALVIGAGATTESAVWLVDVDAGSAEPVTASAAPWDRSWLPTPREITVDGPHGPVHAIDYAPKNPRVAAPAGELPPYLVWVHGGPTSQAQPAASAKVAYFTSRGIGVLDVNYGGSTGYGRAYRERLLGQWGVVDVDDVAAAAEGLAASGAADPDRLAIEGGSAGGWTVLAALVNTDVFAAGVSRYGVGDARTLAEDTHDFESRYLDALIGPLPEAEDMYIERSPLSHPERFRVPLLILQGEEDAVVPPAQAEAIRAALSARGVPYGYVLYPGEGHGFRRRETVVHALESELAFLGEVFGFATPDVPPFPLTVGAITSSEGAHGRELVIAPGAAASDHGDRDVATAVSREPVRPLYVRTPDAAWAAVFAAHGFTPVDESGLAVLLPALDGA, encoded by the coding sequence GTGGACGCACTTCCGTATGGATCCTGGCCCTCGCCCCTGACGGCCGAGGCGGTCACCGCGGCCGCTCCCCGTCTCGACGGTGCTCGCTTCGCCGGCGAGGAGATCTGGTGGGGCGAATCCGTCCCGGACGAGGGCGGGCGGGTCGCGGTGCGACGGCGACGCGCGGACGGGACGATCGAGACCGTTCTTCCCGCGCCCTGGAACGCCCGCTCCTCGGTCCACGAGTACGGCGGCGGTGCTTGGACCGTCACGGACGACGGCGAGCTCGTGTTCGTCGAGCGCGCCGACGGCCGGCTGTGGGCTTGCCGTCCGGACGAGCGGCCGCGCCCCCTGACTCCGGAGGACCCGGCGCAGCGCTACGGCGGCCTGCGCTGGCAGTCCGCGCGACTGCTCGGCATCCGCGAGACGCAGGGCGAGGCGCGTAACCCGCGGCGGGAGATCGTGGCCGTGCCCCTGGACGGCTCGGCCGCCGCCGACCCGTCGCGGATCGACGTGCTGGCCGGTGGTGCCGACTTCCTCGCCCAGCCCGCGCTCTCGAGCGACGGGCGCCGGCTCGCGTGGATCGAGTGGGATCATCCGGCGATGCCGTGGGACCGCACGCGCCTGTGCGTGCGCGAGCTCGGCGCCGATGCGGTCACGCTCGTCGACCGCGGCACCGCCCCGCTGCAGCCCGAATGGGACGGGGAGAGCCTGCTGTTCGCGGACGACCCCGATGGACGCTGGAACCTGTTCCGGATGTCGGACGGCGCTCCGGCGCCCCTCTCGCCCGCCGACGCCGACACGGGCGGGGCGCTCTGGGTGCTCGGGGCCCGCTGGTACGGCGTCCTGGCGGACGGACGCGTGCTCGCGGTCCGCACCGACGGCGCGAGCCGGCTCGTCGTGATCGACGCGGACGGCGCGGCCACGGACCTCGGCCTCGACCTGACCGCCGGCGTCGCCGTGGAAGACGTGCGAGGCACCCGCGCGCTCGTCATCGGCGCGGGGGCGACGACGGAGTCCGCGGTGTGGCTGGTCGATGTGGATGCCGGCTCCGCGGAGCCGGTGACGGCATCCGCGGCGCCCTGGGACCGCTCGTGGCTGCCGACGCCGCGGGAGATCACGGTCGACGGTCCGCACGGCCCCGTCCATGCGATCGACTACGCGCCGAAGAACCCGCGAGTCGCCGCGCCCGCCGGCGAGCTGCCGCCCTATCTCGTCTGGGTGCACGGCGGCCCCACGAGCCAGGCGCAGCCGGCGGCCTCGGCGAAGGTGGCCTACTTCACGAGCCGCGGCATCGGCGTGCTCGACGTGAACTACGGCGGCTCCACGGGCTACGGACGGGCCTATCGCGAGCGGCTGCTGGGCCAGTGGGGCGTGGTGGACGTCGACGACGTCGCGGCCGCCGCGGAGGGGCTCGCTGCCTCGGGCGCCGCAGACCCGGACCGGCTCGCGATCGAGGGCGGCTCGGCGGGCGGCTGGACCGTTCTCGCCGCGCTCGTGAACACCGATGTCTTCGCGGCGGGCGTCTCCCGCTACGGCGTCGGCGATGCCCGGACGCTGGCGGAGGACACCCACGACTTCGAGTCCCGCTACCTCGATGCCCTCATCGGGCCGCTGCCGGAGGCGGAGGACATGTACATCGAACGGTCGCCGCTGTCGCACCCCGAACGGTTCCGGGTGCCGCTGCTGATCCTCCAGGGCGAGGAGGACGCGGTCGTGCCGCCCGCGCAGGCCGAGGCGATCCGCGCGGCGCTCTCCGCCCGCGGCGTGCCCTACGGCTATGTGCTCTACCCCGGCGAGGGGCACGGGTTCCGCCGCCGGGAGACCGTCGTCCATGCGCTCGAGTCCGAGCTCGCCTTCCTCGGCGAGGTGTTCGGATTCGCGACCCCCGACGTCCCGCCCTTCCCCCTCACGGTCGGCGCGATCACCTCGTCCGAGGGAGCGCACGGCCGCGAGCTCGTGATCGCCCCCGGCGCCGCCGCCTCCGATCACGGCGATCGGGACGTGGCGACCGCCGTGTCGCGGGAGCCGGTCCGTCCGCTCTACGTCCGCACCCCGGATGCGGCGTGGGCGGCCGTCTTCGCCGCCCACGGCTTCACCCCGGTCGACGAGAGCGGGCTCGCCGTCCTCCTGCCGGCGCTCGACGGAGCGTAG
- a CDS encoding DUF3046 domain-containing protein, with protein sequence MRRSEFDRAVAEEFGAQAGHLLADLSLTACGGLSAGAALDAGAPVKDVWLALCEEMGVPSERRYGVGRLEPRRH encoded by the coding sequence GTGCGTCGCAGCGAGTTCGACCGTGCCGTCGCCGAGGAGTTCGGAGCGCAGGCGGGGCACCTGCTCGCCGACCTCTCCCTGACCGCCTGCGGGGGTCTGAGCGCGGGAGCAGCGCTCGACGCGGGAGCCCCTGTGAAAGACGTCTGGCTCGCACTGTGCGAGGAGATGGGCGTGCCGAGCGAACGCCGCTACGGCGTGGGACGACTCGAGCCTCGTCGACACTGA
- the lexA gene encoding transcriptional repressor LexA: protein MSAPQKPQTRRRKSLSDKQLAILEVIQTSIARHGYPPSMREIGDAVGLKSLSSVTHQLNQLELSGYLRRDPGKTRAMEVLIDLPGTAAENPADTGPAVGDAALVPLVGRIAAGVPITADQQVEEVFPLPRQLVGKGDLFMLKVAGESMIDAAICDGDWVVVRSQSTAENGDIVAAMLDGEATVKTFRQRDGHTWLLPRNSAFEPILGDEAVVLGKVVALMRAV, encoded by the coding sequence ATGAGCGCACCGCAGAAGCCTCAGACCCGACGCCGGAAGAGCCTCAGCGACAAGCAGCTCGCGATCCTCGAGGTGATCCAGACCTCGATCGCCCGGCACGGGTATCCGCCGAGCATGCGCGAGATCGGCGACGCCGTCGGCCTCAAGTCGCTCTCGAGCGTCACCCACCAGCTGAACCAGCTCGAGCTCAGCGGCTACCTGCGGCGCGACCCGGGCAAGACCCGGGCGATGGAGGTCCTGATCGATCTGCCCGGCACCGCCGCGGAGAACCCGGCCGACACGGGACCGGCCGTCGGCGACGCCGCTCTCGTGCCGCTGGTCGGCCGCATCGCGGCCGGCGTCCCGATCACGGCGGATCAACAGGTCGAGGAGGTCTTCCCGCTTCCCCGCCAGCTGGTCGGGAAGGGCGACCTGTTCATGCTGAAGGTCGCGGGCGAGTCGATGATCGATGCCGCCATCTGCGACGGCGACTGGGTCGTCGTGCGGTCGCAGTCGACGGCCGAGAACGGCGACATCGTCGCCGCGATGCTCGACGGCGAGGCGACGGTCAAGACCTTCCGGCAGCGCGACGGCCACACCTGGCTGCTCCCCCGCAACTCGGCCTTCGAGCCGATCCTGGGCGACGAGGCCGTCGTGCTCGGCAAGGTCGTCGCCCTCATGCGCGCCGTCTGA
- the recA gene encoding recombinase RecA gives MPSPADREKALESALAQIDRQFGKGSVMRLGSDDRAPVEVIPTGSIALDVALGVGGLPRGRIIEIYGPESSGKTTLTLHAIANVQRAGGIAAFIDAEHALDPDYAKKLGVDIDSLLVSQPDTGEQALEIADMLVRSGAIDLAVIDSVAALVPKAEIEGEMGDSHVGLQARLMSQALRKLTGGLNQTNTTMIFINQLREKIGVFFGSPETTAGGKALKFYASVRLDIRRIETLKDGTEAVGNRTRVKVVKNKMAPPFKQAEFDILYGTGISREGSLIDFGVEHGIVKKSGAWYTYDGEQLGQGKENARNFLLKNADVAAEIETKIKQKLGIGARGATDEAAVADELAARRPA, from the coding sequence ATGCCATCACCCGCCGACCGCGAGAAGGCCCTGGAATCGGCCCTCGCCCAGATCGACCGGCAGTTCGGGAAGGGCTCGGTCATGCGGCTGGGCAGCGATGACCGAGCCCCCGTCGAGGTCATCCCCACCGGCTCCATCGCCCTCGACGTCGCCCTCGGCGTCGGCGGCCTGCCGCGGGGTCGCATCATCGAGATCTACGGGCCGGAGTCGTCGGGTAAGACCACTCTCACCCTGCACGCGATCGCCAACGTCCAGCGTGCCGGTGGCATCGCGGCGTTCATCGACGCCGAGCACGCGCTCGACCCCGACTACGCCAAGAAGCTCGGCGTCGACATCGACTCGCTTCTGGTCTCCCAGCCCGACACGGGTGAGCAGGCGCTCGAGATCGCCGACATGCTCGTCCGCTCCGGGGCCATCGACCTGGCCGTCATCGACTCCGTCGCGGCGCTCGTGCCGAAGGCCGAGATCGAAGGCGAGATGGGAGACTCGCACGTCGGCCTGCAGGCACGGCTCATGTCGCAGGCGCTGCGCAAGCTCACGGGTGGCCTGAACCAGACCAACACGACCATGATCTTCATCAACCAGCTGCGCGAGAAGATCGGGGTGTTCTTCGGCTCGCCCGAGACCACGGCCGGCGGCAAGGCGCTCAAGTTCTACGCATCGGTCCGCCTGGACATCCGTCGCATCGAGACCCTGAAGGACGGCACCGAGGCGGTGGGAAACCGCACGCGTGTGAAGGTCGTCAAGAACAAGATGGCGCCGCCGTTCAAGCAGGCGGAGTTCGACATCCTCTACGGCACGGGCATCTCGCGCGAGGGCTCACTGATCGACTTCGGCGTCGAGCACGGCATCGTCAAGAAGTCGGGCGCGTGGTACACCTACGACGGCGAGCAGCTGGGGCAGGGCAAGGAGAACGCCCGCAACTTCCTGCTGAAGAACGCCGATGTGGCCGCCGAGATCGAGACGAAGATCAAGCAGAAGCTCGGCATCGGCGCGCGTGGCGCGACCGACGAGGCGGCTGTGGCCGACGAGCTCGCGGCGCGGCGCCCGGCCTGA
- the miaA gene encoding tRNA (adenosine(37)-N6)-dimethylallyltransferase MiaA — MPSAGTATPPPSLWALVGATGTGKSALSLDLAEGLAARGRHAEIVNADAMQLYRGMDIGTAKLPVAERRGIPHHLLDVLDVTEEAAVARYQEDARAAIAAAHARGADAILVGGSGLYVSAVLFDFRFPPRDRAIRAALEAELDAHGPGALYERLSAQDPATAARVDPRNGRRIVRALEVLAQGSATHGAALPEEPALWHPRTRIVGLQTPRDVLVARLDARVEGMWRDGLRDEVAALRDQGLESGVTAARAIGYAQALAELRGELTREEAIAQTQALTRRYARRQVSWFRRYRDALWLPTGATAAELLTDDR, encoded by the coding sequence GTGCCCTCCGCCGGCACGGCGACGCCGCCGCCCAGCCTCTGGGCGCTCGTCGGGGCGACCGGAACGGGAAAGTCTGCGCTCTCGCTCGATCTCGCCGAGGGGCTCGCGGCCCGGGGACGTCACGCCGAGATCGTGAACGCGGATGCCATGCAGCTCTATCGCGGCATGGACATCGGGACCGCCAAGCTGCCGGTGGCCGAGCGACGGGGCATCCCTCACCATCTGCTCGACGTGCTCGACGTCACCGAGGAGGCGGCGGTCGCACGCTATCAGGAGGACGCCCGCGCAGCCATCGCGGCCGCGCACGCACGCGGCGCGGATGCGATCCTCGTGGGCGGATCGGGCCTGTACGTCTCGGCGGTGCTCTTCGACTTCCGGTTCCCGCCGCGCGATCGGGCCATCCGGGCCGCGCTGGAGGCCGAGCTCGACGCCCACGGTCCCGGCGCCCTGTACGAGCGGCTCAGCGCGCAGGACCCCGCCACGGCGGCACGGGTGGACCCCCGCAACGGACGCCGGATCGTGCGTGCCCTCGAGGTGCTGGCGCAGGGCTCCGCCACCCACGGTGCGGCGCTGCCCGAGGAGCCCGCGCTCTGGCATCCACGCACGCGGATCGTGGGGCTTCAGACGCCGCGGGACGTGCTCGTTGCGCGGCTCGACGCCCGTGTCGAAGGGATGTGGCGCGACGGCCTGCGCGACGAGGTGGCGGCGCTGCGCGACCAGGGGCTCGAGAGCGGGGTCACGGCCGCGCGTGCGATCGGCTACGCCCAGGCGCTCGCGGAGCTGCGCGGCGAGCTCACGCGGGAGGAGGCGATCGCCCAGACGCAGGCGCTGACACGTCGCTACGCGCGACGGCAGGTCTCCTGGTTCCGCCGCTACCGAGATGCCCTGTGGCTGCCGACGGGCGCGACGGCGGCGGAGCTCCTCACGGACGACCGCTGA
- the dapF gene encoding diaminopimelate epimerase, whose product MAHSLPFTKGHGTGNDFVIVADPDGELALTDDQVAVLCDRRFGVGGDGILRVVRSRAIPEGADAAAAGAEWFMDYRNADGSAAEMCGNGIRVFARYLTEYGLAEIGTAPVGIGTRAGVKSLTRTPDGFEVDLGAWTVDESDLLVQARGLSVARPGLGIDVGNPHAVVALSGDEELTGLDLAYQPVLHPAPPHGANVEFVVPADPLVRAGVGAIRMRVFERGVGETLSCGTGVAAAALAVRHWAGAAAPDDWEVEVPGGTLRVRMRDGRVLLAGPATLVYTGELTLA is encoded by the coding sequence ATGGCGCATTCCCTCCCGTTCACCAAGGGCCACGGGACGGGAAACGACTTCGTGATCGTCGCCGACCCCGACGGTGAGCTGGCGCTGACCGACGACCAGGTCGCGGTCCTCTGCGACCGGCGGTTCGGCGTGGGCGGCGACGGCATCCTGCGGGTCGTCCGTTCGCGGGCGATCCCCGAGGGCGCCGACGCGGCAGCCGCCGGCGCGGAGTGGTTCATGGACTACCGGAACGCCGACGGATCGGCCGCTGAGATGTGCGGCAACGGCATCCGGGTCTTCGCACGCTACCTGACCGAGTACGGACTCGCCGAGATCGGGACGGCGCCGGTCGGCATCGGCACGCGAGCAGGCGTCAAGTCGCTCACCCGCACGCCGGACGGGTTCGAGGTCGACCTCGGCGCGTGGACGGTCGACGAGAGCGACCTGCTCGTCCAGGCCCGGGGCCTGTCGGTGGCCCGGCCCGGTCTGGGCATCGATGTCGGCAACCCGCATGCGGTCGTCGCCCTCTCCGGGGACGAGGAGCTGACGGGACTCGATCTCGCCTATCAGCCGGTGCTGCACCCCGCGCCGCCCCACGGGGCGAACGTCGAGTTCGTCGTGCCCGCCGATCCGCTCGTGCGCGCCGGCGTCGGTGCGATCCGCATGCGCGTGTTCGAGCGCGGCGTGGGGGAGACGCTCAGCTGCGGCACCGGGGTCGCCGCGGCCGCTCTCGCCGTGCGGCACTGGGCGGGCGCCGCCGCCCCCGACGACTGGGAGGTCGAGGTGCCCGGAGGCACGCTGCGCGTGCGCATGCGCGACGGCCGCGTCCTCCTGGCCGGGCCCGCGACCCTCGTCTACACGGGCGAGCTGACGCTGGCCTGA
- a CDS encoding MFS transporter produces MSTRPAGMSGYAALPRIAGWGYLVATALGRLPMSMIPLTILTLATSATGSIAVGGFAAAAAALGEAVGAPLSGALTDRLGQRPVLLVGVVVNLAVLCTFTLTAGVSPDAVTIALAAAAGLTLPQVGALSRARWLAMAPDDVHTAFAFEGVMDELVYIFGPALVGILAVAAGPHAAVLVAAVLVGVFVTQFAVHRTHRLVPRRQPQTGDADVATPRISARRRAVVMLIAFTGMVAMGTFFGATQTSLTAFAAEAGVPDAGALLYAVMAVGSAATTLSMVLVPERIGPWTRWWLSAAGMLAGSVLMMAASTIPMVIIAGVIAGAFQGPLLLTIFGASGSVTEQGRGGVMMTLTASGVVVGIALGSAVAGALAQVGGSAGGFTVVVSAASVLLLLGLTAAITTATRRRMVREA; encoded by the coding sequence GTGTCCACTCGTCCCGCCGGCATGTCCGGCTATGCCGCCCTCCCCCGCATCGCCGGGTGGGGCTATCTCGTCGCGACCGCGCTCGGCCGGCTGCCGATGTCCATGATCCCGCTGACGATCCTGACTCTCGCGACCTCCGCGACCGGGTCGATCGCGGTGGGCGGTTTCGCGGCCGCGGCCGCGGCGCTCGGTGAGGCCGTCGGCGCCCCGCTCTCGGGGGCGCTGACCGATCGTCTCGGCCAGCGCCCGGTGCTGCTGGTGGGCGTCGTCGTCAACCTCGCCGTGCTCTGCACCTTCACGCTCACCGCCGGGGTGTCCCCCGACGCGGTCACGATCGCACTGGCCGCGGCCGCGGGTCTCACCCTGCCGCAGGTCGGCGCGCTCTCCCGGGCCCGGTGGCTCGCGATGGCTCCGGACGACGTGCACACCGCGTTCGCGTTCGAGGGCGTCATGGACGAGCTCGTCTACATCTTCGGTCCGGCGCTGGTGGGCATCCTGGCCGTCGCCGCGGGACCGCACGCGGCCGTTCTGGTGGCCGCCGTGCTGGTCGGCGTGTTCGTCACGCAGTTCGCGGTGCACCGAACGCACCGCCTCGTGCCACGACGCCAGCCGCAGACCGGGGACGCGGATGTCGCGACCCCCCGGATCAGCGCGCGCCGCCGAGCAGTCGTCATGCTGATCGCCTTCACCGGCATGGTGGCGATGGGGACGTTCTTCGGCGCCACGCAGACGAGTCTCACCGCCTTCGCCGCAGAGGCGGGCGTCCCCGACGCCGGCGCTCTGCTGTACGCCGTCATGGCCGTCGGCTCGGCCGCCACCACCCTCTCGATGGTGCTCGTGCCGGAGCGGATCGGTCCGTGGACGCGCTGGTGGCTGTCGGCCGCCGGGATGCTGGCGGGCAGTGTGCTGATGATGGCCGCGAGCACGATACCGATGGTCATCATCGCCGGTGTGATCGCGGGGGCGTTCCAGGGTCCGCTGCTGCTGACGATCTTCGGCGCCTCGGGATCGGTCACCGAGCAGGGGCGCGGCGGCGTCATGATGACGCTGACGGCGAGCGGCGTCGTCGTGGGCATCGCGCTCGGGTCGGCGGTCGCCGGCGCACTCGCCCAGGTGGGCGGCTCCGCCGGCGGCTTCACGGTCGTGGTGTCCGCGGCATCCGTGCTCCTCCTGCTCGGACTGACCGCGGCGATCACGACGGCCACCCGCCGCCGGATGGTCCGCGAGGCCTGA
- the hflX gene encoding GTPase HflX: protein MTDSTDAPDQDFSDPVDRVLSRAQPRATVRLAGEAQALQDAATAAGADTDGEQWDREERAALRRVPGLSTELEDVTEVEYRQLRLENVVLVGVHPQGATEDAENSLRELAALAETAGAVVLDGVLQRRPHPDPATYVGRGKAEELRGIVAAVGADTVIADTELAPSQRRALEDVVKVKVIDRTTVILDIFSQHAKSREGKAQVELAQLEYLLPRLRGWGDSMSRQAGGQVGAGGAGMGSRGPGETKIELDRRRIRTRMAQLRRQIRDFAPARDAKRAERKRNVVPAVAIAGYTNAGKSSLLNRLTHAGVLVENALFATLDATVRRAETEDGRVYTLTDTVGFVRNLPHQLVEAFRSTLEEVGDADVIVHVVDGSHPDPAAQLATVRDVIGDVGARDTREIVVFNKSDLVDEDARLLLRGLEPTALFASSRTGEGIDELRAAIEAALPLPAVELRALVPYDRGDLVSAVHEQGMILGQEHEAGGTALHARVPAALAGRLAPYVR from the coding sequence ATGACCGACAGCACAGACGCGCCGGACCAGGATTTCTCCGATCCCGTCGACCGGGTGCTCTCCCGTGCCCAGCCGCGCGCGACCGTGCGGCTGGCGGGCGAGGCGCAGGCGCTGCAGGATGCCGCGACGGCTGCGGGAGCGGACACCGACGGCGAGCAGTGGGACCGTGAGGAGCGAGCGGCCCTTCGCCGCGTTCCGGGCCTGTCGACCGAGCTCGAAGACGTCACCGAGGTCGAGTACCGACAGCTGCGGCTGGAGAACGTCGTCCTGGTGGGAGTGCATCCGCAGGGCGCGACCGAGGACGCCGAGAACTCGCTCCGCGAGCTCGCCGCCCTCGCGGAGACGGCGGGCGCGGTCGTGCTCGACGGCGTTCTCCAGCGGCGTCCGCATCCGGACCCCGCGACCTACGTGGGTCGGGGAAAGGCGGAGGAGCTCCGCGGGATCGTCGCCGCCGTCGGCGCCGACACGGTCATCGCGGACACCGAGCTCGCCCCGAGCCAGCGGCGCGCGCTGGAGGACGTCGTCAAGGTCAAGGTGATCGATCGCACGACCGTCATCCTCGACATCTTCAGCCAGCACGCGAAGAGTCGCGAGGGCAAGGCGCAGGTCGAGCTGGCACAGCTCGAGTACCTGCTGCCGCGGCTGCGAGGCTGGGGCGACTCGATGAGCCGGCAGGCCGGTGGACAGGTCGGTGCGGGCGGCGCCGGAATGGGCTCGCGCGGCCCCGGTGAGACCAAGATCGAGCTCGACCGCCGCCGCATCCGGACGCGGATGGCGCAGCTGCGCCGCCAGATCCGCGACTTCGCGCCCGCCCGCGACGCCAAGCGCGCCGAGCGAAAGCGCAACGTCGTCCCCGCCGTCGCGATCGCCGGGTACACGAACGCCGGCAAGTCCAGCCTGCTCAACCGCCTCACCCACGCGGGCGTGCTCGTCGAGAACGCGCTGTTCGCCACGCTGGATGCGACCGTGCGCCGCGCCGAGACCGAGGACGGCCGCGTGTACACGCTCACCGACACGGTCGGGTTCGTGCGCAACCTGCCGCACCAGCTCGTGGAGGCCTTCCGTTCGACGCTCGAGGAGGTCGGCGACGCCGATGTCATCGTGCACGTCGTCGACGGGTCGCATCCGGACCCGGCGGCTCAGCTGGCCACCGTCCGCGACGTGATCGGCGACGTCGGCGCACGGGACACGCGAGAGATCGTGGTGTTCAACAAGTCGGACCTCGTCGACGAGGACGCACGGTTGCTGCTGCGGGGGCTCGAGCCGACCGCCCTGTTCGCCTCGTCCCGCACGGGCGAGGGCATCGACGAGCTCCGGGCGGCGATCGAGGCGGCGCTGCCGCTGCCGGCGGTCGAGCTGCGTGCGCTCGTGCCCTACGACCGGGGCGACCTGGTGTCCGCGGTTCACGAGCAGGGCATGATCCTCGGTCAGGAGCACGAGGCCGGGGGAACGGCGCTGCACGCGCGCGTGCCCGCCGCCCTCGCCGGACGCCTCGCCCCCTACGTCCGCTGA
- a CDS encoding class I SAM-dependent methyltransferase, which produces MPSDHYFSASPASPENLRPLRVTLADRDVEVTTASGVFSPDRLDAGTAVLLSHTPPPPPSGHVLDLGCGWGPISLSVAMLSPHADVWAVDVNQRALDLVRRNAEALELPNIRAVTPEEVPEDIAFRSIRSNPPIRVGKHVLHDMLETWLPRLDERSDAWLVVARNLGADSLQRWLAASFPRRYSVQRAATARGYRVLKVRRHGTPATAPIALP; this is translated from the coding sequence ATGCCGAGCGACCACTACTTCAGCGCGTCGCCAGCCAGTCCCGAGAACCTCCGCCCCCTGCGAGTGACGCTGGCCGATCGCGATGTCGAGGTCACGACCGCGAGCGGGGTGTTCAGTCCGGACCGACTCGACGCCGGCACGGCCGTGCTGCTCTCGCACACCCCGCCCCCGCCGCCGAGCGGCCACGTCCTGGATCTCGGATGCGGCTGGGGACCGATCTCGCTGAGCGTCGCGATGCTGTCACCGCACGCGGACGTCTGGGCGGTGGACGTGAATCAGCGCGCACTGGACCTCGTCCGACGCAACGCCGAGGCGCTGGAGCTCCCGAACATCAGGGCGGTCACGCCGGAGGAGGTCCCGGAGGACATCGCCTTCCGGTCGATCCGGTCTAATCCCCCCATCCGCGTCGGCAAGCACGTGCTGCACGACATGCTCGAGACATGGCTGCCACGCCTGGACGAGCGCTCCGACGCGTGGCTCGTGGTCGCGCGCAATCTGGGCGCGGACTCGCTGCAGCGGTGGCTCGCGGCATCCTTCCCCCGCCGATACAGCGTGCAACGCGCCGCGACGGCGCGCGGCTACCGCGTCCTGAAGGTGCGACGCCACGGCACACCCGCGACGGCACCGATCGCGCTGCCGTGA